One window of the Canis aureus isolate CA01 chromosome 1, VMU_Caureus_v.1.0, whole genome shotgun sequence genome contains the following:
- the LOC144324671 gene encoding vomeronasal type-1 receptor 4-like, translated as MATGDLVAGMVFLSQTILGILGNFSLLCHYLLLHFTGCRARCTDLILRHLTIANSLVIITKGVPQTMAAFGLKYYSQDFRCILLFFVQRVARGVSMESTCLLSVFQAITISPQNSMWAVLKGKAPRYIVPSTTVCWILNILINTIFPLSVIGKWMDANITRKTDYGYCSSVFYHKLIASLFVAWLSFSDVLALGLMLWASGSMVSILYRHKQRVQHIHTTRHSTRSSVESRATQSILVLVSTFVFFYALSSICQICLSFLNTSSRLMVSMSAFFTMCFPFLSPFVLMSYDSRVTRLSFAWRTKENSNILGHLGRSV; from the coding sequence ATGGCCACCGGGGATCTGGTGGCAGGCATGGTCTTCTTATCACAGACTATCCTTGGAATCCTGGGGAACTTCTCTCTTCTTTGCCATTATCTCCTCCTCCACTTTACTGGGTGCAGGGCAAGGTGCACGGACCTGATTCTCAGGCACCTAACCATAGCCAACTCCTTGGTCATTATCACTAAAGGAGTCCCGCAGACCATGGCAGCTTTTGGGTTGAAATATTACTCCCAGGATTTTAGAtgcattcttcttttctttgttcaaagAGTGGCCAGGGGTGTGTCCATGGAGAGCACCTGCCTCCTGAGTGTCTTCCAGGCCATCACCATTAGCCCCCAGAACTCCATGTGGGCAGTGCTTAAAGGGAAAGCTCCCAGATACATTGTCCCCTCCACCACTGTGTGCTGGATCCTGAACATATTGATAAACaccatttttcctctttctgtgatTGGCAAGTGGATGGATGCAAACATCACGAGAAAAACTGATTATGGATACTGTTCTTCAGTATTTTACCATAAACTCATAGCCTCACTGTTTGTAGCATGGCTTTCATTCAGTGACGTTTTAGCTTTGGGGCTCATGCTCTGGGCCAGCGGCTCCATGGTTTCCATCCTGTACAGACACAAGCAGCGGGTCCAACACATTCACACAACCAGGCACTCCACCAGGTCCTCTGTGGAGTCCAGAGCCACACAAAGCATCCTGGTCCTGGTGAGcacctttgtatttttttatgccCTCTCATCCATTTGTCAgatttgtctgtcttttttaaatACCTCAAGTCGGTTGATGGTGAGCATGTCTGCATTCTTTActatgtgttttccttttcttagccCCTTTGTGCTCATGAGCTATGACTCCAGAGTGACCCGACTCAGCTTTGCCTGGAGAACGAAAGAAAATTCtaacattttggggcacctgggtcgctcagtctga